One Limibacter armeniacum DNA window includes the following coding sequences:
- a CDS encoding alpha-amylase family glycosyl hydrolase, whose protein sequence is MRKKILLGIAFFLCIPVIQGLCTDVKFNVNMDYQIKQGFFDPAADQVEVTGSGWSGALAMTDTDGDHIYSAVVSSLAADTEITYAFRVNASNTENTSRTYLIQTSQNNLYDWFNNVESPYPFADFYCSTTTPIPGEAVRFFEYSDGGAATSWNWTFEGGYPATSTEKEPIVSYATAGTYSVTLTATNSAGQTTVTKSSHIEVKATDQVLGWWNDAVFYQVYPLSFKDSDCDGNGDFQGLIEKLDYLNDGNPNTTSDLGVDALYLMPIHEVTNTNYGGYEVTDYKSIWSEYGSYSDLSQLLNEAHNRGMKVILDMVFNHTSKEHPWFLQSQQGNNPRDDFYHWRADDAGWSWWSNPGSGYPSDMAFYWSRFANGATPDLNYDNPEVRNAVMDITQYWLDQHIDGFRLDVPYMLYQTGDATLDEEWHNLPETYAFWREWRKLVKNDNPDNFTVGETWVRYWDNPYALEDLKHAAKYVYEGFDVGFQFDIALGIEDALNSENKADIQQPMEDVMAYYPFLQFGVFNSNHDLFPRGNGYTAQRIKDRLSNNKDAKAKVAGVLTLTAPGVPFVYYGEEIGAAGGNARLPMQWSNGNNAGFSDCGSWTSIGSDYQQYNVANETNDPNSFLSLYRNLIQVRKSEMALKRGDYQTVNTSSNSIYSFMRKYNDEVIIVMLNLSANQQDNVSFSISGTQIPDENYVMTDLLGQGNVNVNVSGGDINGWVPFSSIAGNSFYILKLNTGSLTNNAPSVDQLASQTINLESGATQVQLTGISDGNFCTQSLSASATIQNTSVAQVAVNGITCGSTGNLTITPVSAGTTTVTVTLQDDGGTADGGVDQTSMSFTVNVIGYPAAPTDLQVTELSKTSLNLHWTDNSAIETGYAIYQSTDGNKPTNPVVTLAANTTTFAVENLSRFVDYHFWVEAVNGQGTSADMQVAYTIESSNVALNKTATASDEETYSGTDFLASLAVDGINGDFWNRWSSAGSTDFNQEEWIKVDLGAVYELDKVVVSWENANAENYYIMASNSNIVPDPDNSSWQKIYMEGMPNEGRTDEVTSNLTGRYIAIYCSQKAHEYGYSIYELEAYGVPVTDGGTTNNAPVVFAGNNQTLGYTQTSTQLEGTGSDPDGDTVSYLWSQLSGAVVSISDLQSPTPTISGMVAGNTYTFRLTVSDGTLQSSDDVTIVVDTAPATQSPYGGIAATIPGIIEAEAYDEGGQGIAYQDNDTGNNGGAFRTNEDVDIESPTSGVYNVGWTQAGEWLEYSVNVTTTGQYHIISTVATATSSAFHVEIDGTNVTGTIAVSNTGGWSNFSTVQSTDFNLSAGAHIVRIAMESIDLNLDKVEFVWVPDCTTPTLNAQHQVNGGNWIAGTAVSADQGDDLVLNVQASTTGTWNWTGPNGFTASTAQVTLADVTISDAGNYTVTFSDDTGCTNSLTFTLSVESASVADTYYIKNRWQETYLYDGGNDVNYGTFSSNATYQWKLIEMDGYQLIQNVGTGDYMNIENLQGKVESTNVESGFYSAHWSLEDIDIDYKRIRNRWQASDYLHVENTNGTVEYSNIWSGSYSSHWILEPVSSSARMASNFENEWKKENKIQIYPNPTNGVTTVQFNTNEVRSIRLLSSTGIELNHQQLEDGMPSIQIDLSNYPVGVYFIQLETSEGVKVYQVVKN, encoded by the coding sequence ATGAGAAAGAAAATACTACTCGGTATAGCATTCTTTTTATGCATACCTGTAATCCAAGGACTATGTACTGACGTTAAGTTTAACGTCAATATGGACTATCAAATTAAGCAAGGCTTTTTTGACCCTGCTGCAGACCAAGTGGAAGTGACCGGCAGTGGCTGGAGTGGTGCACTAGCGATGACCGATACAGATGGCGACCATATTTATTCTGCTGTTGTATCTTCGTTAGCTGCTGATACGGAAATCACATATGCTTTTCGTGTGAATGCAAGTAACACGGAAAACACTTCCCGAACCTACCTTATTCAGACTTCGCAAAACAACTTGTACGATTGGTTTAACAATGTGGAGTCACCATACCCTTTTGCAGACTTCTACTGTTCAACCACTACACCGATCCCTGGAGAGGCTGTACGGTTTTTTGAGTATTCGGATGGGGGAGCTGCTACCTCATGGAACTGGACTTTTGAAGGCGGATATCCTGCTACTTCTACTGAAAAGGAGCCGATTGTCAGTTATGCCACAGCAGGTACTTATAGTGTGACGCTGACAGCCACCAACAGTGCAGGCCAGACAACCGTAACCAAATCATCTCACATTGAGGTAAAGGCGACAGATCAGGTATTGGGCTGGTGGAACGATGCGGTTTTCTATCAGGTTTACCCACTTTCTTTCAAGGACAGTGATTGTGATGGAAATGGAGATTTTCAAGGACTTATCGAGAAGCTTGATTACCTGAATGACGGCAACCCCAATACAACTTCTGACCTTGGGGTGGATGCTTTATACCTAATGCCAATTCATGAGGTAACCAATACAAATTATGGAGGTTATGAAGTGACCGACTACAAAAGTATCTGGAGCGAGTATGGCAGTTACAGTGACCTCTCCCAACTGTTGAATGAGGCACATAACAGAGGAATGAAAGTGATCCTGGATATGGTTTTTAACCATACAAGTAAGGAACACCCTTGGTTTTTGCAATCGCAACAAGGTAATAACCCAAGAGATGATTTTTACCATTGGCGTGCAGATGATGCAGGGTGGTCTTGGTGGAGTAACCCCGGTTCAGGTTATCCCTCAGATATGGCATTTTACTGGTCAAGATTTGCCAATGGGGCTACACCTGACCTGAATTATGATAATCCTGAGGTCAGAAATGCGGTAATGGACATTACACAATATTGGTTGGATCAGCATATTGATGGATTCAGGCTGGATGTTCCTTACATGCTATATCAGACAGGTGATGCCACATTGGATGAGGAGTGGCACAACTTGCCGGAAACCTATGCCTTTTGGAGGGAATGGAGAAAACTGGTGAAAAATGACAATCCTGACAATTTTACGGTAGGCGAAACATGGGTACGTTATTGGGATAATCCTTATGCATTGGAGGACTTGAAGCATGCAGCGAAGTATGTATATGAAGGGTTTGATGTTGGCTTTCAGTTTGATATTGCCTTGGGAATAGAGGATGCCTTGAACTCAGAAAACAAGGCGGATATCCAACAACCAATGGAAGATGTAATGGCTTATTATCCGTTTCTGCAGTTTGGGGTTTTCAATTCAAACCATGACCTGTTTCCAAGAGGAAATGGCTACACAGCTCAAAGGATCAAGGACCGATTGTCAAACAATAAGGATGCAAAAGCAAAAGTAGCGGGCGTACTGACATTGACAGCTCCGGGTGTTCCTTTTGTTTATTATGGAGAGGAAATTGGTGCAGCAGGAGGCAATGCCCGTTTGCCAATGCAGTGGAGTAATGGCAACAATGCAGGCTTTTCTGATTGTGGATCATGGACTTCTATTGGCAGTGATTATCAGCAGTACAATGTCGCAAACGAGACCAACGACCCTAACTCATTCTTAAGCTTATATCGAAACCTGATTCAGGTTCGTAAGTCAGAGATGGCATTGAAGCGTGGAGACTATCAAACAGTGAACACTTCAAGCAACAGTATTTATTCTTTTATGAGAAAGTATAATGATGAGGTAATCATTGTAATGCTCAACCTTTCAGCCAATCAGCAGGACAATGTGTCTTTCAGTATTTCAGGAACTCAAATTCCTGATGAAAACTATGTGATGACCGACCTGTTGGGGCAAGGGAATGTGAATGTCAATGTAAGTGGAGGAGATATCAATGGCTGGGTTCCTTTCTCTTCCATTGCAGGAAACAGCTTTTACATTCTGAAACTGAATACAGGCTCTTTAACAAACAATGCACCATCGGTAGATCAGTTAGCATCGCAGACGATCAATCTGGAAAGTGGAGCAACACAGGTTCAACTGACAGGTATCAGCGATGGTAATTTCTGTACACAAAGTCTTTCAGCATCAGCAACAATTCAAAACACGTCAGTGGCACAGGTGGCTGTTAATGGTATCACTTGTGGAAGTACTGGAAACTTGACAATTACGCCAGTGTCAGCAGGAACTACCACTGTGACCGTCACGCTACAGGATGATGGCGGAACAGCTGATGGAGGTGTTGACCAAACATCAATGAGTTTTACTGTAAATGTAATTGGATATCCTGCTGCGCCAACTGATTTGCAGGTAACCGAATTGTCTAAAACATCTCTTAACCTTCATTGGACAGACAACTCAGCGATTGAAACAGGGTATGCGATTTACCAATCTACAGATGGCAACAAACCAACGAACCCGGTTGTGACCTTAGCGGCCAATACCACCACTTTTGCGGTAGAGAACCTAAGCAGGTTTGTCGACTACCACTTCTGGGTGGAGGCAGTAAACGGACAAGGAACAAGTGCAGATATGCAAGTGGCATATACGATTGAGTCCTCGAATGTGGCATTGAATAAAACTGCAACGGCTTCGGACGAAGAAACTTATTCAGGTACAGATTTCCTTGCTTCTTTGGCAGTAGATGGGATCAATGGTGATTTCTGGAACAGGTGGTCTTCGGCAGGGAGTACAGACTTTAATCAGGAAGAGTGGATTAAGGTAGATTTGGGAGCAGTATATGAGTTGGACAAGGTTGTGGTTAGTTGGGAAAATGCCAATGCTGAAAACTATTATATCATGGCTTCCAACAGCAATATTGTACCTGATCCTGATAATAGTTCGTGGCAGAAAATCTATATGGAAGGAATGCCTAATGAAGGAAGAACGGATGAAGTGACCTCTAATCTTACAGGGCGCTATATCGCCATTTACTGTAGCCAAAAAGCACATGAATATGGCTATTCAATCTATGAATTAGAGGCATATGGTGTGCCGGTAACGGATGGTGGAACAACAAACAATGCTCCAGTCGTATTTGCAGGAAATAACCAAACATTGGGATATACACAGACCAGCACTCAGCTTGAAGGTACAGGTTCAGACCCTGATGGGGATACTGTCAGTTACCTGTGGAGTCAGTTGTCAGGGGCTGTGGTATCTATTTCTGATTTACAGTCACCTACTCCTACAATCAGTGGAATGGTGGCAGGAAACACCTATACATTCCGTCTTACGGTGAGTGATGGTACCCTTCAGTCTTCAGATGATGTGACCATTGTGGTGGATACTGCTCCAGCAACTCAGTCGCCATATGGAGGTATTGCAGCGACAATCCCTGGGATAATTGAAGCCGAAGCATATGATGAAGGCGGGCAAGGGATCGCCTATCAGGATAATGACACCGGTAATAATGGTGGGGCATTCAGAACGAATGAGGATGTAGACATAGAGTCACCTACAAGTGGTGTGTATAACGTGGGTTGGACGCAAGCAGGCGAGTGGCTAGAATACTCTGTAAATGTTACCACTACAGGTCAATATCATATCATCTCGACAGTGGCGACTGCGACATCCAGTGCTTTCCATGTGGAGATTGACGGTACGAATGTGACTGGAACAATTGCCGTATCCAATACGGGCGGATGGAGTAATTTCAGTACAGTACAGAGTACAGACTTTAACCTAAGTGCAGGAGCGCATATTGTTAGGATTGCTATGGAGTCCATAGATTTGAACCTTGACAAGGTTGAGTTTGTATGGGTGCCTGATTGTACCACTCCAACACTCAATGCACAGCATCAGGTGAATGGTGGCAACTGGATTGCTGGTACTGCTGTATCTGCTGACCAAGGAGATGACTTGGTTCTGAATGTACAGGCAAGTACTACAGGAACGTGGAACTGGACAGGACCAAATGGGTTTACTGCCAGTACAGCCCAAGTTACTTTGGCAGATGTCACAATATCTGATGCGGGCAATTATACAGTCACTTTTTCAGATGATACAGGCTGTACCAATAGCTTAACTTTTACATTGTCAGTAGAAAGTGCTTCAGTAGCAGATACTTATTATATCAAAAACAGATGGCAGGAGACTTACCTTTATGATGGAGGTAATGATGTGAATTATGGCACCTTCAGCAGTAATGCTACTTACCAATGGAAACTGATAGAAATGGATGGTTATCAATTGATTCAAAATGTTGGAACAGGTGATTATATGAATATCGAAAACCTGCAAGGTAAAGTAGAATCTACAAACGTTGAAAGTGGATTCTACAGTGCACATTGGTCGCTGGAGGATATTGACATTGATTATAAAAGAATTCGAAACAGATGGCAGGCAAGTGATTATTTGCATGTGGAAAACACCAATGGAACTGTTGAGTACAGTAATATTTGGAGTGGTTCTTATTCGAGCCATTGGATTCTTGAACCTGTTTCTTCATCTGCAAGAATGGCTTCCAACTTTGAAAATGAATGGAAGAAAGAAAATAAAATTCAAATATATCCTAACCCAACCAATGGGGTAACGACTGTTCAGTTTAATACCAATGAAGTAAGAAGCATTAGGCTACTCTCATCAACTGGAATTGAATTGAATCATCAGCAATTGGAGGATGGAATGCCAAGCATTCAAATTGATCTTTCAAACTACCCTGTAGGAGTATACTTCATTCAGTTGGAAACATCAGAAGGGGTAAAGGTCTACCAAGTAGTAAAAAACTGA
- a CDS encoding glycoside hydrolase family 97 protein yields MRRILGIVAVICLSFIMSSCTEKHTVLSPNGKLELTVLNRDGKVFYELRKEGKLILSESRLGLLLKDQGDLSENFIIQNTDEFTFRNTWSQPWGEVKNIEEYYNGLTVSLLQKSNEKERQLNITFKLFDDGLGFRYEFPEQENLKKFVITDELTQFNFTHDFNTWWIPAYSDQIDYEELYTETKLSALEKTMHTPVTMESGDSLFVSIHEAALVDYAAMTLKPVEGALSLECDLVPLSTGEKVMTEAPSVSPWRTIQVGNSAGDLITSYLILNLNEPSKIEDTSWISTGKYAGIWWGMHVKTQTWNQGPIHGAKTENVKELIDFAAENNLKGVLVEGWNKGWEKDWSLGRFRFAEPYDDFDIEFLSKYASEKGVSLIGHHETGGNILNYETQLKEAFEFLKKYKIPAVKTGYVANLINQKEFHQSQFAVNHYNYVTAFAAENKIMLDIHEPVKATGLRRTYPNLMTREGARGTEYEAWSEGNPPEHTVILPFTRCLAGPLDYTPGIFDINIKTRSDNKVHTTLAKQLALYVTIYSPWQMAADLPENYTGQPAFQFIRDVPTNWEDTKVLNAKIGDYITVVRKDRDSDDWYLGSVTDEHEREFEISLDFLMPEKKYKAYVYADQEDTDLMNNPTAIEISETEVTSDQKLNISLAAGGGQAIRFKLLN; encoded by the coding sequence ATGCGAAGAATATTGGGAATAGTGGCAGTGATATGCCTATCATTTATAATGTCTTCCTGTACGGAAAAGCATACAGTATTATCACCCAATGGTAAATTGGAATTAACTGTATTGAATAGGGACGGTAAAGTTTTCTATGAATTGAGAAAAGAAGGAAAACTGATCCTTTCAGAAAGCAGACTTGGACTTTTATTGAAAGATCAGGGAGACCTTAGTGAAAACTTTATCATTCAGAATACGGATGAGTTTACTTTCAGAAATACGTGGTCTCAACCGTGGGGAGAAGTAAAAAACATTGAAGAGTATTACAATGGACTGACTGTATCATTATTGCAGAAATCAAATGAGAAGGAGCGTCAGTTGAACATTACCTTCAAACTTTTTGATGATGGGTTAGGCTTCAGATACGAATTCCCTGAGCAGGAAAACCTAAAGAAATTTGTGATTACAGATGAGTTGACACAGTTCAATTTTACACATGATTTCAATACTTGGTGGATTCCTGCCTACAGCGATCAAATTGATTACGAAGAGTTATATACTGAAACGAAGCTGTCTGCTTTGGAAAAGACAATGCACACTCCTGTGACAATGGAGTCTGGAGATAGTCTTTTTGTTAGTATTCACGAAGCAGCTTTGGTGGATTATGCTGCCATGACCTTGAAGCCCGTTGAAGGGGCCCTTAGTTTGGAGTGTGACCTTGTACCTCTCTCGACAGGTGAAAAAGTAATGACAGAAGCGCCTTCTGTATCTCCTTGGAGAACAATTCAGGTAGGCAATTCTGCTGGTGATTTGATCACTTCTTACCTGATCTTAAACCTGAATGAGCCTAGCAAGATTGAGGATACTTCTTGGATATCGACAGGTAAGTATGCAGGTATCTGGTGGGGGATGCACGTAAAAACCCAAACTTGGAATCAAGGACCTATCCACGGAGCCAAGACGGAGAATGTAAAGGAATTAATTGATTTTGCTGCCGAAAATAACCTGAAAGGTGTATTGGTAGAAGGCTGGAACAAAGGCTGGGAAAAAGACTGGTCTTTGGGAAGGTTCAGGTTCGCAGAGCCATATGATGATTTCGATATCGAGTTCTTGAGCAAGTATGCAAGCGAAAAAGGTGTAAGCCTTATCGGACATCATGAAACAGGTGGAAATATCCTCAATTACGAGACACAACTGAAGGAAGCTTTTGAGTTCCTGAAGAAATACAAGATACCAGCTGTGAAAACGGGCTACGTAGCCAACCTGATCAATCAGAAGGAATTTCATCAGAGTCAGTTTGCAGTAAACCATTACAACTATGTAACAGCGTTTGCGGCCGAAAACAAGATTATGCTGGACATTCACGAGCCAGTGAAAGCAACAGGTTTGAGACGAACTTACCCGAACCTGATGACAAGAGAAGGAGCGAGAGGAACAGAGTATGAGGCGTGGAGCGAAGGGAATCCTCCTGAGCATACGGTTATTTTGCCTTTTACCAGATGTCTAGCTGGACCTTTGGATTATACACCGGGCATTTTTGATATCAATATCAAAACCAGATCTGATAACAAAGTCCATACGACATTGGCTAAACAATTGGCTTTGTATGTAACCATTTACAGCCCTTGGCAGATGGCAGCTGACTTACCTGAGAACTATACAGGACAACCAGCCTTTCAGTTTATCAGGGATGTTCCAACCAATTGGGAGGATACAAAAGTGCTGAATGCCAAAATTGGGGACTATATCACTGTGGTGAGAAAGGACCGAGACAGTGATGACTGGTACTTGGGAAGTGTGACAGATGAACACGAGAGAGAATTTGAAATTTCTTTGGACTTTTTGATGCCAGAGAAGAAATACAAGGCATATGTCTATGCCGATCAGGAAGATACCGACCTAATGAATAACCCAACAGCAATTGAGATCAGTGAGACTGAAGTGACCTCTGATCAAAAATTGAATATATCTCTGGCAGCAGGGGGCGGACAGGCCATCCGTTTCAAGCTGCTCAACTAA
- a CDS encoding SusC/RagA family TonB-linked outer membrane protein — MKKRIYFILYLFLVLCGVNNLYGQQADHIISGKVSDENGYPVPGVTVMVLGTTKGSATDINGEFKLSISNSDEVLTVSYIGYKTQQIQIGTATHFDISLEVDTEQLEEVVVIGYGTVQKDDATGALEVIDSKQFNKGAINSPAQLITGKVAGVAVTSNSGAPGNSSTIRIRGGASLSASNDPLIVIDNVPLDNTAVGGAPNILSTLNPNDIETFTVLKDASATAIYGSRASNGVILITTKRGAKGFKVDYSFTGSVYTTPNRLDVYSGDEYRALVQERYPESPEVTGLLGDANTDWQDEIYQVAFGQDHNITVSGGKNKTNYRASLGYNNTDGVLKTYNFERMTLSVGLDQKLFNDRLVLQVNAKGMLNNNNFADQGAIGNAVSYDPTQPVVNGNTRWRGYTTWTKGGIDGEAINLATANPVAQLALTNNTSEVKRMISNFKADYKILENLNASINVGHDYTLSEGQNNVLDSTQWISTPVVNGGRYNPYKVERENKLLDFYLNYNKEFNNLKLDAMLGYSWAHFYRGSSSQVLDYKQEVENQPVVNASENYLVSFFGRVNANLYDRYLLTFSLRKDGTSRFSEDNKWGTFPAAAFAWHIANEQFLTNSDVVSDLKLRLGYGETGQQDIGNDYPHLATYTRSDNASRYPFGPNYINTLRPNGYDANIKWESSTTYNAGVDFGLFENRLTGSVDVYYKETYNLLGQVDPPAGTNFTSKLLTNVSSMNNKGVEVNLNWIAITNEDWNWKLNANMTYNKNEITKLNLTDDDDYSVYVGNIGSTTDGTIQVHKVGYPAYSFLAYQQVYNADGSPVQGAYVDRNNDGIINDNDKYVFQKPVPDVTLGFNTWLTYKNFELSVNTRASLNNYVYNNIQALNNLTSLYDSKEFLRNMPKTDFELNSRFSDHFIEDASFFRIDNINLAYNLGEVFQGLAKLQVSGGINNVLVITNYSGLDPEISGGLDNSFYPRTRSYLLGLRASF, encoded by the coding sequence ATGAAAAAGAGAATATACTTTATTCTTTATCTTTTTCTGGTATTGTGTGGGGTGAATAACCTGTACGGACAACAGGCAGACCATATTATATCAGGAAAAGTATCAGACGAAAATGGCTATCCGGTTCCCGGAGTAACTGTAATGGTACTAGGAACGACCAAAGGCAGTGCGACAGATATCAATGGCGAGTTTAAGCTTAGTATATCAAATAGCGATGAGGTGCTGACTGTTAGCTATATCGGCTACAAGACACAGCAAATTCAGATTGGAACAGCGACACACTTTGACATTTCCTTGGAAGTAGATACAGAGCAACTGGAGGAAGTGGTGGTCATTGGTTACGGTACTGTCCAAAAGGATGATGCAACCGGTGCGTTGGAAGTGATCGACTCCAAGCAGTTCAATAAAGGAGCTATTAATTCTCCTGCTCAGTTGATCACTGGTAAGGTGGCGGGTGTTGCCGTTACGTCCAATAGTGGAGCTCCCGGTAATTCGTCAACGATTCGTATCAGGGGAGGTGCTTCCTTGAGTGCGAGCAATGACCCTTTGATAGTGATTGACAACGTTCCTTTGGATAATACAGCAGTAGGAGGAGCGCCAAATATCTTGTCTACGCTTAACCCGAATGATATTGAAACATTTACTGTACTGAAAGATGCTTCAGCTACAGCGATTTATGGTTCAAGAGCTTCCAATGGTGTAATCCTGATTACTACCAAGCGAGGAGCAAAAGGCTTTAAGGTGGATTATAGCTTTACAGGATCTGTATATACAACTCCTAACAGGTTGGATGTTTACAGTGGAGATGAGTACCGTGCTTTAGTGCAGGAAAGGTATCCAGAGTCACCAGAAGTAACAGGTCTTCTGGGCGATGCAAATACTGACTGGCAGGATGAAATCTATCAGGTAGCCTTTGGTCAGGATCACAATATCACTGTTTCTGGCGGTAAGAATAAAACGAATTATAGAGCCTCTTTGGGCTACAACAATACAGATGGTGTACTGAAGACCTACAACTTTGAGAGAATGACCCTTTCAGTAGGATTGGACCAGAAGCTGTTCAATGACAGGTTGGTGCTTCAGGTAAATGCCAAAGGGATGTTGAACAACAATAACTTCGCAGACCAAGGTGCCATCGGAAATGCAGTCAGCTATGACCCGACACAACCTGTTGTAAATGGCAATACGAGATGGAGAGGTTATACAACATGGACGAAAGGTGGAATTGATGGGGAAGCGATCAACTTGGCAACTGCTAACCCTGTAGCGCAATTGGCATTGACTAACAATACTTCAGAGGTAAAACGCATGATTTCCAACTTCAAGGCAGATTATAAAATCCTTGAAAACCTGAATGCCAGTATCAACGTGGGGCATGATTATACCTTGTCTGAAGGACAAAACAATGTGTTGGATAGCACACAGTGGATTTCTACACCTGTTGTAAATGGTGGTAGATACAACCCATACAAGGTGGAGAGAGAGAACAAGTTGCTGGATTTTTACCTGAACTATAACAAGGAGTTTAACAACCTGAAGCTGGATGCGATGTTGGGATACTCTTGGGCTCATTTCTATAGAGGTAGCTCAAGCCAGGTATTGGATTACAAGCAGGAAGTAGAGAATCAGCCTGTTGTTAATGCATCAGAAAACTATCTGGTTTCATTCTTCGGAAGGGTAAATGCCAATTTGTATGACCGTTATTTGCTGACTTTCTCCCTCAGAAAGGATGGAACTTCAAGGTTTAGTGAGGACAACAAATGGGGTACATTCCCAGCAGCAGCATTTGCATGGCACATTGCAAACGAACAATTCCTGACGAATAGCGATGTGGTTTCTGACCTGAAACTAAGGTTGGGATATGGTGAAACAGGGCAGCAGGACATCGGTAATGATTATCCGCATTTGGCAACCTATACTCGAAGTGACAATGCTTCAAGGTATCCGTTTGGACCTAACTATATCAATACATTGAGACCGAATGGTTACGATGCCAATATCAAATGGGAGAGTTCCACTACATACAATGCAGGGGTTGATTTTGGCTTGTTCGAAAACCGTCTGACAGGTAGTGTGGATGTGTATTACAAGGAAACCTATAACCTGTTGGGACAGGTAGATCCACCTGCAGGTACAAACTTCACTTCAAAGCTACTGACCAATGTCAGCAGCATGAACAACAAGGGGGTAGAAGTAAACCTTAACTGGATTGCCATTACCAATGAGGACTGGAACTGGAAGCTGAATGCAAACATGACCTACAACAAGAATGAGATTACTAAACTGAACCTAACTGATGACGATGACTACTCAGTATATGTGGGTAACATTGGCAGTACAACAGATGGTACTATTCAGGTGCACAAGGTAGGTTATCCGGCATACTCATTCCTGGCTTATCAGCAAGTGTACAATGCAGATGGTTCACCGGTTCAAGGTGCTTATGTAGACAGAAACAATGATGGCATCATCAATGACAACGACAAGTATGTATTCCAAAAGCCTGTGCCAGACGTTACGCTTGGTTTCAACACATGGCTTACATACAAGAATTTTGAATTGTCAGTGAATACAAGAGCGAGCTTGAACAACTACGTCTATAACAACATTCAGGCGCTTAATAACCTGACATCTCTTTATGATTCAAAAGAGTTTTTGAGAAACATGCCAAAGACGGACTTCGAACTGAACAGCAGGTTCTCAGATCACTTTATTGAAGACGCTTCATTCTTCAGAATTGATAATATCAATCTTGCTTACAATTTGGGAGAAGTATTCCAGGGACTAGCGAAACTGCAAGTTTCGGGAGGTATCAACAATGTATTGGTGATCACCAACTACAGCGGTCTGGACCCTGAAATCAGTGGTGGATTGGACAATAGCTTCTATCCTCGTACAAGGTCTTACTTATTGGGATTGAGAGCTTCATTTTAA